The following coding sequences lie in one Apium graveolens cultivar Ventura chromosome 1, ASM990537v1, whole genome shotgun sequence genomic window:
- the LOC141709797 gene encoding uncharacterized protein LOC141709797, translated as MANMVQPSIPKLTSTNYENWSIQMKVLLGTYNNWKIIENGFSKPAKAVIEALPPNTEKTVLCIEFENLKMKTSENIGEFVTRLKAVKNEMKRNGESLDDVGVMEKLLRSLTRNFDYVVSSIEESKDLFIISIDELVDSLQAHKQRMNQYDDAIHLEETLQSKVSIGDNSGSSSSNFRGRGRGGFQRGYKSQFQCHNCNKFGHFSYEGRKTKVEERSHFASTKEDKDIGTAMFLTYKGDEDSKKNVWYLDSGANNHMTGHKDLFTMVDETINGEVAFGDSLKIPVKRKCTITVV; from the exons ATGGCAAATATGGTGCAACCTAGCATTCCAAAATTGACGTCCACAAATTACGAGAATTGGAGTATCCAAATGAAGGTGTTACTCGGTACTTACAATAATTGGAAAATTATCGAAAATGGGTTCAGCAAGCCCGCTAAAGCAGTCATTGAAGCATTACCTCCAAATACCGAGAAGACG GTGCTATGCATAGAGTTCgaaaatttaaagatgaagacttctgaaaatattggtgaatttgttacgCGCCTGAAAGCCGTGAAAAATGAGATGAAAAGAAATGGTGAAAGTCTCGACGATGTTGGGGTCATGGAAAAACTACTCCGTTCGCTGACTAGAAATTTTGATTATGTTGTTTCTTCTATCGAGGAGTCAAAGGACTTGTTCATAATTTCCATTGATGAGCTCGTAGATTCACTTCAAGCTCACAAGCAGCGaatgaaccagtatgatgatgCAATCCATCTGGAGGAGACGTTGCAAAGTAAAGTATCCATTGGCGATAATTCTGGTAGTAGTAGTTCT AATTTTAGAGGCCGAGGAAGAGGCGGATTTCAACGAGGTTACAAATCTCAATTTCAATGTcataattgtaataaatttggTCACTTCAGTTACGAGGGTAGAAAAACAAaagtggaagaaagaagtcattttGCATCAACAAAAGAAGATAAAGACATTGGCACTGCTATGTTCCTCACTTATAAAGGAGACGAGGATAGCAagaagaatgtttggtatcttgactcagGAGCCAACAATCATATGACTGGCCATAAAGATTTATTTACAATGGTAGACGAGACCATCAACGGAGAAGTTGCTTTTGGTGACTCGTTAAAAATTCCGGTCAAAAGAAAATGTACAATTACGGTTGTGTGA